Proteins encoded within one genomic window of Manis pentadactyla isolate mManPen7 chromosome 4, mManPen7.hap1, whole genome shotgun sequence:
- the GBP6 gene encoding guanylate-binding protein 6 isoform X1, which yields MASGPNMTVPICLVENNHEQLSVNQRAIEILDKISQPVVVVAIVGLYRTGKSYLMNRLAGQNRGFPLGSTVQSETKGIWMWCVPHPSMPNHTLVLLDTEGLGDLAKGDPKNDSWIFALAVLLSSSFVYNSINTINHQALEQLHYVTELTELIRAKSSLRQDGVEDSTEFVSFFPDFIWTVRDFTLELKLDGYPITEDEYLENSLKLIPGNNPRIQASNLPRECIRHFFPKRKCFVFDRPTNDKKLLAKMENMREDQLDPQFLEQTNNFCSYIFTHAKTKTLREGIVVTGNRLRTLVVTYVDVVNSGAVPCLENAITVLAQLENSAAVQKAADCYSEKMAQRVRLPTDTLQELLDVHTACEREAIAVFMEHSFKDENQEFQKNLVEIIKDKQEDFLLQNELESVKYCQATLNQLSKALTENISAGTFSVPGGHKLYREAKHVIGQSYWQVPRKGVKANEVFQSFLLSQVAIEKSILQADKALTQGEKAIAVERANKEAAEKKQELLSQQLQEQQEQMEAQQKSLQENMVQLTEKLERERENMIREQDMMLEHKLRIQEDLLNEGFRKKSEEMNAEIKQLKKMIDATKNDECVWLAVVLDRLCHDITSIFSFPGKLLG from the exons ATGGCATCTGGACCCAACATGACGGTCCCCATCTGTCTGGTGGAAAACAACCATGAGCAGCTGTCAGTGAACCAGAGAGCGATAGAGATTCTTGACAAGATTTCTCagccggtggtggtggtggccatTGTAGGACTGTACCGTACAGGCAAATCCTACTTGATGAACCGCCTTGCAGGACAGAACCGCG GTTTCCCTCTGGGCTCCACAGTGCAGTCTGAAACCAAGGGCATCTGGATGTGGTGTGTGCCTCACCCCTCCATGCCGAACCACACCCTGGTCCTTCTGGACACCGAGGGCCTGGGGGATTTGGCAAAG GGTGACCCTAAGAATGACTCGTGGATCTTTGCCCTGGCCGTGCTTCTGAGCAGCAGTTTTGTCTATAACAGCATAAATACCATCAACCACCAGGCCCTGGAGCAGCTGCA TTATGTGACAGAGCTCACAGAACTAATCAGGGCAAAGTCTTCCTTAAGACAAGATGGAGTAGAAGATTCCACAGAATTTGTGAGTTTCTTCCCAGACTTTATCTGGACTGTACGGGATTTTACCCTGGAGCTGAAGTTAGATGGTTATCCTATCACAGAAGATGAGTACCTGGAGAATTCCTTGAAGTTGATCCCAG GCAACAATCCCAGAATCCAAGCATCCAATCTACCCAGAGAATGTATCAGGCATTTCTTTCCAAAAAGGAAGTGTTTTGTCTTTGATCGCCcaacaaatgacaaaaaactCCTAGCCAAAATGGAGAATATGCGTGAAGATCAACTGGATCCTCAATTCCTAGAGCAAACAAACAATTTCTGTTCTTACATCTTCACCCATGCAAAGACCAAGACCCTCAGAGAGGGAATCGTGGTGACTGGGAATC GGCTGAGGACTCTGGTGGTGACCTACGTGGATGTTGTCAATAGTGGAGCAGTGCCTTGCTTGGAGAACGCAATAACAGTTCTGGCCCAGCTTGAGAACTCAGCGGCTGTGCAGAAGGCAGCCGACTGCTACAGTGAGAAGATGGCCCAGCGAGTGAGGCTCCCCACAGATACGCTCCAGGAGCTGCTGGACGTGCACACGGCCTGTGAGAGGGAAGCCATCGCGGTCTTTATGGAGCACTCCTTCAAGGATGAAAATCAAGAGTTTCAGAAGAATCTTGTG GAAATCATAAAGGATAAGCAGGAGGATTTCTTGCTACAGAATGAATTGGAATCTGTCAAATACTGCCAGGCTACACTCAATCAGCTTTCAAAGGCactaacagaaaatatttcagcaGGAACCTTCTCTGTTCCTGGAGGGCACAAGCTGTACAGGGAAGCAAAGCACGTGATTGGACAGAGCTATTGGCAAGTGCCAAGGAAAGGAGTGAAG GCAAATGAGGTCTTCCAGAGCTTCCTGCTGTCACAGGTAGCAATAGAGAAATCCATCCTGCAGGCAGATAAAGCCCTCACTCAAGGGGAGAAGGCCATAGCAG TGGAGCGGGCCAATAAGGAGGCAGCCGAAAAGAAACAGGAGTTGCTAAGTCAGCAACTCCAGGAGCAGCAGGAACAGATGGAGGCACAACAGAAGAGTCTCCAAGAAAACATGGTTCAATTGACTGAGAagctggagagggaaagagaaaacatgATCAGAGAACAGGATATGATGTTGGAGCACAAGCTGAGG atCCAAGAAGATCTTCTTAATGAAGGATttagaaagaaatctgaagagatgaatgcagagataaagcaattgaaaaagatgattgatgCTACTAAAAATGATGAATGTGTCTGGTTGGCAGTAGTTCTGGACAGACTTTGCCATGATATCacttcaatattttcttttcctggcaAACTTCTTGGATAA
- the GBP6 gene encoding guanylate-binding protein 6 isoform X2 has translation MWCVPHPSMPNHTLVLLDTEGLGDLAKGDPKNDSWIFALAVLLSSSFVYNSINTINHQALEQLHYVTELTELIRAKSSLRQDGVEDSTEFVSFFPDFIWTVRDFTLELKLDGYPITEDEYLENSLKLIPGNNPRIQASNLPRECIRHFFPKRKCFVFDRPTNDKKLLAKMENMREDQLDPQFLEQTNNFCSYIFTHAKTKTLREGIVVTGNRLRTLVVTYVDVVNSGAVPCLENAITVLAQLENSAAVQKAADCYSEKMAQRVRLPTDTLQELLDVHTACEREAIAVFMEHSFKDENQEFQKNLVEIIKDKQEDFLLQNELESVKYCQATLNQLSKALTENISAGTFSVPGGHKLYREAKHVIGQSYWQVPRKGVKANEVFQSFLLSQVAIEKSILQADKALTQGEKAIAVERANKEAAEKKQELLSQQLQEQQEQMEAQQKSLQENMVQLTEKLERERENMIREQDMMLEHKLRIQEDLLNEGFRKKSEEMNAEIKQLKKMIDATKNDECVWLAVVLDRLCHDITSIFSFPGKLLG, from the exons ATGTGGTGTGTGCCTCACCCCTCCATGCCGAACCACACCCTGGTCCTTCTGGACACCGAGGGCCTGGGGGATTTGGCAAAG GGTGACCCTAAGAATGACTCGTGGATCTTTGCCCTGGCCGTGCTTCTGAGCAGCAGTTTTGTCTATAACAGCATAAATACCATCAACCACCAGGCCCTGGAGCAGCTGCA TTATGTGACAGAGCTCACAGAACTAATCAGGGCAAAGTCTTCCTTAAGACAAGATGGAGTAGAAGATTCCACAGAATTTGTGAGTTTCTTCCCAGACTTTATCTGGACTGTACGGGATTTTACCCTGGAGCTGAAGTTAGATGGTTATCCTATCACAGAAGATGAGTACCTGGAGAATTCCTTGAAGTTGATCCCAG GCAACAATCCCAGAATCCAAGCATCCAATCTACCCAGAGAATGTATCAGGCATTTCTTTCCAAAAAGGAAGTGTTTTGTCTTTGATCGCCcaacaaatgacaaaaaactCCTAGCCAAAATGGAGAATATGCGTGAAGATCAACTGGATCCTCAATTCCTAGAGCAAACAAACAATTTCTGTTCTTACATCTTCACCCATGCAAAGACCAAGACCCTCAGAGAGGGAATCGTGGTGACTGGGAATC GGCTGAGGACTCTGGTGGTGACCTACGTGGATGTTGTCAATAGTGGAGCAGTGCCTTGCTTGGAGAACGCAATAACAGTTCTGGCCCAGCTTGAGAACTCAGCGGCTGTGCAGAAGGCAGCCGACTGCTACAGTGAGAAGATGGCCCAGCGAGTGAGGCTCCCCACAGATACGCTCCAGGAGCTGCTGGACGTGCACACGGCCTGTGAGAGGGAAGCCATCGCGGTCTTTATGGAGCACTCCTTCAAGGATGAAAATCAAGAGTTTCAGAAGAATCTTGTG GAAATCATAAAGGATAAGCAGGAGGATTTCTTGCTACAGAATGAATTGGAATCTGTCAAATACTGCCAGGCTACACTCAATCAGCTTTCAAAGGCactaacagaaaatatttcagcaGGAACCTTCTCTGTTCCTGGAGGGCACAAGCTGTACAGGGAAGCAAAGCACGTGATTGGACAGAGCTATTGGCAAGTGCCAAGGAAAGGAGTGAAG GCAAATGAGGTCTTCCAGAGCTTCCTGCTGTCACAGGTAGCAATAGAGAAATCCATCCTGCAGGCAGATAAAGCCCTCACTCAAGGGGAGAAGGCCATAGCAG TGGAGCGGGCCAATAAGGAGGCAGCCGAAAAGAAACAGGAGTTGCTAAGTCAGCAACTCCAGGAGCAGCAGGAACAGATGGAGGCACAACAGAAGAGTCTCCAAGAAAACATGGTTCAATTGACTGAGAagctggagagggaaagagaaaacatgATCAGAGAACAGGATATGATGTTGGAGCACAAGCTGAGG atCCAAGAAGATCTTCTTAATGAAGGATttagaaagaaatctgaagagatgaatgcagagataaagcaattgaaaaagatgattgatgCTACTAAAAATGATGAATGTGTCTGGTTGGCAGTAGTTCTGGACAGACTTTGCCATGATATCacttcaatattttcttttcctggcaAACTTCTTGGATAA